In one Arenibacter antarcticus genomic region, the following are encoded:
- the thrA gene encoding bifunctional aspartate kinase/homoserine dehydrogenase I translates to MLHQLSIQNYVTESGYKLDINLSYEIFGLPLHTAPIIVVNHALTGNSNVAGEQGWWNSLIGDGKCINTKKYTILSFNIPGNGYDSFVIDRYKDFVARDIAKIFLLGLEALKVSRLYALIGGSLGGGIAWEMAALDPNLTEHLIPVASDWKSTDWLIANCQIQEQFLVNSKQPVHDARMHAMLCYRTPESFTEKFKRSTNEEQKVFNVESWLTHHGNKLQERFQLSAYKLMNQLLKTIDITRNGEEAFVALQNSNTNIHIIGVDSDLFFTAKENKDTFKKLAQANSNVTYGEVQSLHGHDAFLIEFNQMEELLKGIFDLNGISKKIKVLKFGGRSLANGKGLNSVVRIISDKVAAGENMAVVVSARNKATDELENILDKAARGVDYNKDFKDFEKYQKHQFNTIDNSEELKGLSKLFEGVAMLGDFSPKIKDQVLAYGEILSAKLLTQLLQEKGIKARFVDTRKLIKTDSNFGDAKVLDTLSKENVVREFGKQDTDTVSIATGFIASNQLNETTTLGRNGSNYSAALLANYLNAEELQNYTHVDGIFTANPDLVAEAKRIDELSYSEASELANFGTTILHAKTIIPLIEKNIPLRILNTFNDDNKGTLISAKTNKEGIKSLSVIENMALINLEGRGLLGKVGVDARIFRTLGNNNISVSIISQGSSERGIGLVVAAKNAALAKSSLEEEFQTDFKLQDINNITVVDQVSVISIVGQDLSTFHKPYNALIKNQIVPLLFNNTITGKNVSLVVKKSDLHKALNVMHGQIFGISKKVNIAIFGHGNVGGTLIDQILKSNTAIEKRKGIHLNVFAVANSKKVLLNRNGISKQWKKAMDSKAIPYQLKDIFKYAKENHLENLIAVDNTANEEFVASYLDFVANGFDLVSSNKIANTLGFDYYQLLRAELVRNQKQYLYETNVGAGLPLIDTIKLLHLSGENITRIKGVFSGSLSYIFNTFSEKDALFSDILREAMDQGFTEPDPREDLSGNDVGRKLLILARELDLCNEFSDIKIENLIPEALQNGSVTEFLQQLSVLDEKFSTIKAAQKSNHVLRYVGDLSGDLQKEKGNLDVKLISVPKESALGQIKGSDSIIEIYTESYGQNPLVIQGAGAGAAVTARGVFGDILRIAEKG, encoded by the coding sequence CCTAAAGGTAAGTCGACTCTATGCTCTTATTGGAGGTTCTTTGGGAGGTGGTATTGCCTGGGAAATGGCTGCCCTCGATCCTAATTTAACAGAGCATTTAATCCCTGTAGCTTCCGATTGGAAGTCTACGGATTGGTTGATTGCCAATTGTCAGATTCAGGAGCAATTCCTGGTGAATTCCAAGCAACCGGTACACGATGCCCGTATGCACGCCATGTTGTGCTATAGGACTCCCGAATCTTTTACAGAGAAATTTAAAAGGAGTACCAATGAGGAGCAAAAGGTATTTAATGTAGAAAGTTGGTTGACACACCATGGCAATAAATTGCAGGAACGGTTTCAGCTCTCGGCTTATAAATTAATGAACCAGTTGTTGAAGACCATAGATATTACCCGAAATGGGGAAGAGGCCTTTGTAGCACTTCAAAATAGCAACACCAATATCCATATTATCGGGGTAGATTCCGATCTTTTTTTTACAGCGAAGGAGAATAAGGATACCTTTAAGAAATTGGCCCAAGCCAATAGCAATGTAACCTATGGAGAAGTTCAGTCCCTACATGGTCATGATGCATTTTTGATCGAATTTAACCAGATGGAAGAACTGTTGAAGGGAATCTTCGATCTAAATGGAATATCCAAAAAGATAAAGGTCCTAAAGTTTGGTGGGAGATCTCTAGCAAATGGAAAAGGCCTGAATTCTGTTGTTCGCATAATATCGGACAAGGTAGCTGCAGGAGAAAATATGGCGGTAGTGGTCTCAGCTAGGAATAAGGCGACTGATGAATTGGAAAACATCCTTGATAAGGCTGCAAGGGGAGTTGATTACAACAAGGATTTTAAAGATTTTGAAAAATATCAGAAACACCAATTTAATACTATCGACAACTCCGAGGAACTAAAAGGATTGTCCAAATTGTTTGAAGGTGTAGCCATGCTTGGGGATTTTAGCCCCAAGATAAAGGATCAGGTTTTGGCCTATGGAGAAATTTTATCGGCTAAATTACTTACCCAATTGTTACAGGAAAAGGGAATTAAAGCACGGTTTGTAGATACCCGAAAGTTAATAAAGACCGACAGTAATTTTGGAGATGCAAAAGTACTGGATACCCTATCCAAGGAAAATGTTGTACGTGAATTTGGAAAGCAGGATACGGATACGGTTTCCATTGCCACCGGATTTATCGCATCCAACCAACTTAATGAAACCACCACCTTGGGAAGGAACGGTAGTAATTATTCTGCAGCTTTATTGGCCAATTATTTAAATGCGGAAGAGTTGCAGAATTATACCCATGTGGATGGGATTTTTACTGCCAATCCTGATTTGGTGGCCGAAGCGAAGCGAATTGATGAATTGTCCTATAGTGAAGCCAGTGAGTTGGCCAATTTTGGGACCACAATTTTACACGCAAAGACCATCATCCCTCTGATCGAAAAAAATATTCCACTGAGGATCCTTAATACTTTTAATGATGATAATAAGGGGACTTTAATCAGTGCAAAAACAAATAAAGAAGGAATTAAGTCCTTATCTGTCATAGAAAACATGGCCTTGATTAATTTGGAAGGGCGTGGTCTTTTGGGCAAGGTTGGGGTAGATGCCCGTATTTTTAGGACCTTGGGGAATAACAATATCAGTGTGAGTATTATTTCACAGGGATCCTCGGAAAGGGGAATCGGACTAGTGGTGGCCGCTAAGAATGCTGCGCTGGCAAAATCGTCTTTGGAAGAGGAATTCCAAACCGATTTTAAGTTACAGGATATCAATAATATCACCGTGGTAGATCAAGTTTCCGTTATATCTATAGTAGGACAGGACTTGAGTACCTTTCACAAACCGTACAATGCCTTAATCAAAAATCAAATTGTACCACTATTGTTCAACAATACCATTACTGGAAAAAATGTGAGTTTGGTCGTTAAAAAATCGGACTTGCACAAGGCGCTTAACGTTATGCACGGGCAGATTTTCGGGATCAGTAAAAAGGTGAATATCGCCATTTTTGGCCATGGAAACGTGGGTGGAACACTTATAGATCAGATTTTGAAATCTAATACAGCCATTGAAAAGCGAAAAGGAATTCATCTCAATGTTTTTGCAGTAGCCAATTCCAAAAAAGTGTTGTTGAACAGGAACGGAATTTCCAAACAATGGAAAAAGGCTATGGATTCTAAAGCGATTCCCTACCAATTGAAGGATATTTTTAAATATGCCAAGGAAAACCATTTGGAAAACCTTATTGCGGTGGATAATACCGCAAATGAGGAGTTTGTAGCTTCTTATTTGGATTTTGTAGCCAACGGATTTGATCTAGTGTCTTCCAATAAGATTGCCAACACCCTTGGGTTTGATTACTATCAATTATTAAGGGCGGAGTTGGTAAGGAATCAAAAGCAGTATTTATATGAAACCAATGTTGGCGCTGGTTTGCCATTGATTGATACTATAAAATTGTTGCATCTTTCGGGTGAGAACATCACTAGGATAAAAGGAGTGTTTTCGGGATCTTTGAGTTATATTTTTAATACTTTTTCGGAGAAAGACGCCTTGTTTTCAGACATATTAAGGGAAGCAATGGACCAAGGATTTACGGAGCCGGACCCTCGAGAGGACCTTTCTGGGAATGATGTGGGTCGAAAATTACTGATTTTAGCAAGGGAATTGGATCTGTGCAATGAATTCTCCGATATAAAAATAGAAAATCTTATTCCTGAAGCCTTGCAAAATGGATCAGTAACGGAATTTTTACAGCAATTGTCTGTATTAGATGAAAAGTTCAGTACAATCAAAGCAGCCCAAAAATCAAATCATGTGTTGCGATATGTAGGAGACCTTTCAGGGGACCTACAAAAAGAGAAAGGGAATTTGGACGTAAAATTAATTTCCGTTCCTAAAGAGAGTGCGTTGGGGCAGATTAAAGGCTCCGACTCCATCATTGAAATCTATACCGAATCTTATGGTCAAAATCCTTTAGTCATCCAGGGAGCTGGCGCAGGTGCCGCCGTAACGGCAAGGGGAGTGTTCGGAGATATTTTGCGGATTGCAGAGAAGGGATAA